Proteins from a single region of Nomascus leucogenys isolate Asia chromosome 2, Asia_NLE_v1, whole genome shotgun sequence:
- the LOC100604314 gene encoding metallothionein-1E-like produces the protein MDPNCFCATGGSCTCAGSCKCKECKCTSCKKSCCTCCPVGCAKCAQGCICKGTSEKCSCCA, from the exons ATGGACCCCAACTGCTTCTGCGCCACTG GTGGCTCCTGCACGTGCGCTGGCTCCTGCAAGTGCAAAGAGTGCAAATGCACCTCCTGCAAGAAGA GCTGCTGCACCTGCTGCCCCGTGGGCTGTGCCAAGTGTGCCCAGGGCTGCATCTGCAAAGGGACGTCGGAGAAGTGCAGCTGCTGTGCCTGA